TCGGTTTGATCATTGTTGAgtacaaatttttcacaccacATGACTTCATTTCATTGGCAACCCGCACCATGTCAACATTATTATGGATTTTGGAAAAACCtcttttaaagcccaaaagagtccatatttacacaaaaatgcatcaaagcccatggttcaagctcatggcacatcatctcatttttggctcatgatccaagctcatgagtcttATCGGGGAAattttgggagtcgtggtttggagggtcAAGAAATATGTTCAATAAAGCTTCAGTGGatcaaagttgataaaggaaGCATGTTGCTTGGTATACCTTCCCCAATTCCCTGAACTCTGACAGGTCAATGTGCAATAGATAACATTCGGGTAAAACTCCCCATACTCTTtacataacacttaaaataataaaactccccatactctttacataaaaattaatgttcatcatataatataagttttaaaatataattatatcatatcattgttttcatataaatcaattcCAAACACATggctaaaaatatattaatatctcatatctagcattaaaatgctctccttactctccaagatttggttaagatacaaaaagatcataattacatctctaaaatttcatcaaatatattttccaaaaaagaaaacttatctgaaaacaccaaaaacggCTCCAGCGGAAGCTGTAATAGCTTTTGCAGAAGCTGAAACAATTCCAGCGGAAGCTGCAAACAACTTCTGCAGAAGCTGAAACAGTTCCAGCACATTCTTCAGTAGCTCCAACTATGGTACCAGAAAAATCTCATAAAACTTATCTCACCATCTTTAGtcaaatcatgaatttaatgccaTATACTTTCCTCCAAGCAAATGAAGTCATTCGGATGACATCATCCAACTGTAATACTGTGATTGACAGTTGTTACAGCTATAACTTCAACTATTAAGTCtcaaactttcttcttttggccaaaaaacaaaagaccacttactttgtcaaaattttttcctGATTTGCTAAGTTTCCCTTCAACTAGTTCTGATCTAGTTACATAACttggctctatataaagaggaccaagctACACACTAGAGGCCTCTTGGCTCTCTCTCTGCTTTCTTTCTCTGACCTTTCTCTATGATCTCTACCCTCTCTGATCCATCTCACCCTTTTATGCAGAAACTTCACTCATTTTGCTGcaaaatacacatttttacacTTCTCCATCTCCCTTACAAAAATATCTCTTCTTAGAGTACACCATTACAGACTAGCCCTCTCTCATCTTCAATATTCTAAAACTCTATTCATCTTGCTGCTGTATCTCTAAAAGATCTTCATATTATTCTTCATCCCTCTTACAAAATCTCTCTTCATAGataacaacacaacacacatatTACAACACCATTACCCATTACCCATCTTTCCCACACTCCATTATTCTGAAGTATCATCATCTTGTTGCCCAAAAATACGTCTccatctcattttttatttcttatacaAAATCTTCAttcttagaaagcaacataacGAATGtcataatagaaaaaaaacaatCCCAGCAGCAGCCTTTACTACATTTAACCTTCATTTATCtatttcatattttcatttattttacaaaacacattcctcacaaaatacccatacatacttctcatatatctctAAACTCCATGTCtcaaaaattatacatatacaAGATCCATGTCCAATAAAGTATCTACATATAATTCTCATACATATTACGAACACCATATCtcacaatatatacatattccTTACCATCTTCACACATcttaaaacaaatcaaacactTTTCCAAGAACTTATTACTAAAAGCCCTTTCTTATGAAAgacaaaaacttataaaatcaAAAACTCTTCTTATAGAAGGCAATATCATTCATACTTGGctaaaaaaccaaaagaggATTACATGGGGAAAGTCATTTAAGTGTATGATGAAAGGGGATAAACTTAACCAACCTATGCACATGGCTGGACATACtttctctccctccagttgcacccatttttccccttcaatcatGAAGTCATCATGGAAGGACTCATAATATCATATTGTACCGCTGGACTCATTCTATCACGTTGCTAAAATGTCTAAGTCCACTGCTATCTTATGGCTGGAGCTCCAAACTATGAAAataagtcattatattttactttaaaacttatattatcaaatatattttgttcattattattatGCCACTCAACTAATGTCATTATGCTGCTAGAATCTTATTAACTCATTAACACTATAAGGCTAAAGCCACAAACTATGAAGCTCACCAACATTATATGGCTGGAGTCACAAATCACATGAAGAACAAAGTGATGCTACATGGCTGGAGTcagaaacataaaagataagtcaATGTTTTCTCCATCTTTTAAATTACATTATTGAATATATGTTAACTCATTATCATTTTACCATTATCTCACCATTTAATAAACATGGTCTCACTAATAATAaatatacatattaataaattgatataCCACTAATGGACATATATTACTTGGACATAAACCATTGCtagacatatattatttgaacCATGAACTGCAACTAGACATGGACTATTGGACTCATCCCATTGTTAGACATTTGACACATAATTAATTACTTTCTAATATTGGACATATcttaataaacataataataacatatcaactcaccatttaatcaaagctatcatgctaagcatattatttatttatttcaaccattatcattATTCTAAAACTTtgggttttatctattttgtaggcttaaaaatacacCGATAGCCATTGGTTTATGCGGTCCAATGTCGAGTTCCGGGTTGacctccccaaaaaaaattcgGGCCTAGCAAAGCTACACACCTCCAAAGGCACGTGGCTATGCGCACAAAAAAAGGCCCCCGACAATCATTGGTATGAAATATTTCTGTACTGATTAATACTGACATACCATTTTGAAATTATccctaattttatatatatatatatatatatatatatattacattctaacccaacccaatattgtaattgtaattgtaaaattataataataataatatagatattCAGGAACATAtatagatctaattttttttttttaccttggaTTAATTCCTAAGAAATTATGtagttttataatataaaaatatatgaaaagtaaaaaataaaaataaaattaaggcttttttttttttttttgacagctaaaataaaatgaaggcttgtttttttttttttttttttttttttttttttttttttgcgtaaatgctcttttcgtccctatattttggggtcatttctattttggtccttacgtttctattttatcacttttagtccctaatccAATTAACGCttgttattttagtcctttccgtcactCAACTAACAGAAAAAGCTAACGTGGCAAATGGATTGCACTGTTGACACAATAAATGCTTACGtggtgaataaaataataaaaaaattatttattatttaataaatgccaagtcagcataaaataataataaaataataataaatgccaCCTCATCCATGtcagtttaaaattttaaattttaattgatcaattttttttaaaaaaaaaaacagaattaaaaataaaaaacacattaatttaGATCTAACATCCTCTTCATCAAGAACACAGAAGAacacaacccagaaaaaattatacaaacccagaaaatcaaacacaagaacacaagaaaatcaaaccacAAACAAACCCCACACATTCATTCACCGTTCACCAATGCCAACGCCTTGGTGCCCAGTAGCCAGAGACCATAAACTTTGGCCAAAGTCTGGCAAAACACCTCTCCAGCAGTTGAACTCTCTGGCGAACCATGTCACCGACTCCTCTTCACACACCAAGCCAGCAAAGCAAACTCAGATCGAGATCTGCATCATCGACCAGTCAAACAAAGAGGACATCCTCCACCGTCCAACTCAGATCGAATCTTTAGACGCGTCGCTCGCGGAGGAGCTGAGCGCGAtcaagaagaagatggagaggCTGAGGTCGGACAGAGAGAGAACAGAGAAGATGCTGAGAGAGAGGGACTTGTTGTTGGAGATGAAGATGAAGGAGGtcgaagagagaggagagattCAGAAGAGCCTTGAAATCGAGCTTGATAGATTGTACAGATTGAAGCAACTCCAATCTCAATCTGTGGTAACCACTCAGTactcaaattttgatttctttgtttttgtttttgaattcgTTTAATTTTTGAGATATTTTGCTTTCAGAgagtttttggtttttcatgCGAAATTCAATTTGATTGCCCCTCAAAATAAATAGCATCTTCCCTAGTATTTCTcagtttgattttcttgtgttcttgtgtttgattttctgggttttaatgattttttctgAGTTGTGCGTGTTCTTGATGAAGAGGATGTTAGATCtaaattaatgtgttttttatttttaattctgttttttttttttaaattgatcaattaaaatttaaaattttaaactaacaTAGATGAGGtggcatttattattattttatgctgacttggcatttattaaataataaatacttttttattattattttattcgtCATATAAGTATTTACTGTGTCAACAGTGCAATTCGTTTGCTACGTCAGCTGTTTCTGTTAATTGagtgacggaaaggactaaaataacaaGTGTTAATTggattagggactaaaaatgataaaatagaaatgtaagaactaaaatagaaatgaccctaaaatataaacactaaaagagtatttagtcttttttttttttttagggatggGGGAGGCTCACTTCTTGAACAACAAGTGGAAATGTCATACTGTATAAGTACAAttcaattaactaaaaaaataaagaaaaaagcttaagttttaaatttcaaaaacactGATGGCTGTCATTTACATTGAAAAAGGCAAAATCCAAAGCTTTTTCCAAACTCTTAACACCCTCCCATCAACCACGTGTCCTAGAACTCACTTTTAGTACATAGGagtattttttaacttttgcattgagaagAGCACTTGTCAGCGTACAAAACAAGGAGGGAATAAACCTGGCATGCCTTCCAGCCAGATCTTTAGTACACCCACAAGAGAAACATGTAAAacagaggagaagaagaggaagaagtaggggCGGGAAGAAGGCTGTAAGACTAAAACAGTGCTAGAAGAAGAATCTGAGAGGGTTGCAAGGCTGAAAGCGGTGGTGATAACATTTTCttggcttttttcttttcctttttagtgGTATGTTTTTCTGGTTTTTTCTTTACCGGCCGAAACAACTGATTTTCTCCGGTAAGGCCGGTACAGTCCGGTATTGGCTGAAATTTGAAGCGGAACGAAATGTAAGTGTTTCTGTACCGATTCACCGGCCGGTAAGATAAATATCGGCCATACCGGCCAGAACGGTACGGTGTTGACTTCTTACTCTTACATTACATAGAAGAGAATAAGACAAGGAGTAAattgttcttttctttaattacaTTTGTAATCATTGTGATCTGTGAGATTTAACTGAAAAAATAACGGATCAAGCTTATTTGCTTATTTCTCAAACATAGAATGGACAATTGCTTGATTTCAAAGATAACGAGAGAAATTGTGACTCTAAACATAAAGGAGGGAAGTACCCTTTTTTCCTACGTTTTATTCATTTATCTCCATCATTCacttttctaaaaaatgaaaaagaaaaaaataagagccTGTTTGGTTTGACATTTGAAAATacagtgttcagtgtttaaacattgaaCACTAGTGTCCAAAATTCCAAACAATATGTTTGGTgatagtgtttaaaatagggcTGTTTGAAAATAGTTGCTCAAAAACCTCTGTTTGaaacatattttttgaaacatgCTTGGGCCACATTTTAAACAATGAATAGGCGTTTCTGATGGCACAAcggtaataaaaattaaattcagtTTTCACTGTGCCCGGACCCATTGGATCagcttttttctaatttttgtctCCTCTCCTCTCTATCCGCTAAGGTTTCATTCCATCTTTTTCTCATTTCCCCTTCCCCTTCAGCTTTGTTTTACTCTCCCAAAGCACAAACCTGAACCCATAAAAATTATCAACTCACCTCCCTTGACAAACCCACCATACATCCAGCAAGTTCCCATGGCAGACCCATCGTCGGCAACACTTCAGATAGAGTGACCACAAACCcatcttccttttctttgatttaatttattctttagttttttttttttttttttttttttttttttttctctctcaacaaCACACAGAACACCACAAACCAGCAATCACAACCCTCAAAAACACCAATTACAACCTACGAGATCTCAACAACACAAATTGGAACCCACAAATACACAACTCACAGATAGTCACGgcagaaattttgttttcaattcttCCTCTCCACCGCCAAAATGCTTCTTCCTAGATCGGTCTCACAGAAAATCGGTCACGCGAAGAGACAAATCGGTCTCGCGCCAAATGaagatttaaagaaagaaagaaagaaacggaaaagaaataaagaagaagaagaagaagaagcagagggaAGAACTACGCCTGAAGATCGGTGAACGGAGCTGTGTATATCTCGGGCTGAAGGTGCTGATCGACGGAGAGCTCCGACGAACGTAAAGCCCAGCCGTGGATCTTCTTTGGCGTCGATGGAGATGAGGACGTGCGTGGGTTTGGCTTTTTCGTTTTCTGCTCTGAGGGAAGACTGAGGGAagattgaagactgaagagaaagggataaagagagaagaaaaggaataaagaagggataaaaaacggatttaaaaattattatttaatacgTTGTCagcttttttttatcattaaaaacatACATACCAAacatatattttacatttttttgaacactgaaaaatattgtttaaactatgataccaaacacatttttttttttattaacactAAAAACACGTTGttcaacaatactttttaaaccacaattttcacatctttttaaacaacaatttttgaaaactatgaccaaacaggccctaagtCATTGAATATTCGGCCACAGAAATGAAGATAACCATTCATTACTCAAACTGTCTCCACTAATGCGATGACGAGAACCTAGCATTAAGTTGAAGCAATTAATAATGAGTAATGATAGTTATACAGTGTTGGCACGGGACACATCAAAACACAATTCTactttaaacctttttttttccggAGAAAATTCTTCTTTAAACTTAATTTCATATAACACATATATTACACACCACACAGAAACTCTGAGACAATCCACACGTTAATTACATCAAATTAGAAAGTACAATCACCCTGACTGACTGCATGAAAACTTCAACACCATGGTAAACAAATTACTAAGATGATGGGGCCTTAGGATGACCCATGCGAAATCATGACTATTAGAATTCCTAGGGCCTCTTTATTTGGAAACAGCAGTCTGAAAGGCGCGTGTGCGcgcaaacacacacatatatatatatatatatatatttatttataaaaatcatCGAGAAAATGGACTTTTgtccttatttttaaaaacatctaACAATATGTTTCTGTTTTGAAACTCTATAAGGATTTGttcctgttttgaaactcaattttctaaaaatcgagtttcattgtaaaactcgatttgtagaaaatcgagttataaataatcaaactttaaaaaaataataataataataaaaaataaaaatttatggaactcgagttcataaAACTCAAGTACCATTCAATGAACTCGAGTACTAttcaaggaactcgagttctacaTTAAAattcgattttgagaaaatcgatttttaaaataaggacaTTTTgctatatagtttcaaaatagaaatattatgttaaatgttttaaaaaataaaggtaaaagctCATTTTTCTCCTAGAAATCATATGTAATTCTCAGCTAGCTAGACACACTTGGAAGgataacaacaaataaaattttaccttttttgcATATTTAGTTTCGAGTAAAATTCTTGCAGAAGTTATAGCAGGGTCCTGGAGTAGGTTTGACAGCATACCAGGTCTGAATGACAATTAGAGCAAGTGCTAACAATGCGCCAAAGAATGCCAAGAACGCCAAGGGGCTGCTGAAATGGTCGTGACAGACTTGAGCCAACCAGGTCATCAACTGGTTCTTGTAGTGCTTCTGAATTTGCACTCTGACATTGCTATATATTTCGCTGTTAGGAACCAAGCCAGTACCAATCTCATTGAAGAGTTTAGCCACGTGTTCATCACTACCAAGGCAATTATAGAGTATTCCTGCTTTCCTTAACATCTTAACATCATTGGCTTCGTCGATTAGTGAATCGACGAAGGATATGTAAGAGGTGATCTCAAAGTCATTTTGGAAATCTAGACACATCTCGTAGGCTATCAAGTTCAAAAACTTTGGCCTTGTTGAGTCATCCACAGTTATTGGAGGAAGCCAAAGGAATCCCAAACAACCGAGTGCAGTAAAAGAAATGTCACTCAAGCAactattttcctttttactACGTTCCACATGAATACCTACTGCTCGAAGCTCTTGAACATTGCGATAGGATTGCAAAGACATGTCCTTAGAGACGTGTTTTGTTGACTTCCCTGGCCTTTTTTGTTGATGCTTATGCACGAGACGTGTCCttagaagatcaagaagatggaTGGCATGTACATGATCTCCATgatccttctttttctttgagtGTTGCTTAGATTTTCGCGAGAGATACCACGATAACGAACTCAGGCAGGCGCAGCGGAGAATTGATGAGTGATCCTCCGGTAGTGGTACCGTAACGTGACTATCAATGTAAGTGTCAATCGATTCCTTCAAGTCAGCTTCATTCTCACTCCAGCTCATCAACCATTTGAGCAGACGATAAGAAAGCTGGTTCTCAAGCAAAAACAAATCCTGTCGTGTAAAGGCTATGCTGTCTGGTTTTATATTCAACTCTGTGAACTTATTCTTAGCTGCGTAGTATATGTATTGTAGTATTGCGCAGCCGTCGACCAACAACCGCCAAATGAGGTCCTCATCATCAAAACTCTTTGTCACTTCCTTCTCGAAGCAGTCCCTCAGTTCATTGATTTTCTTCCCAATCTTCTTATACAAGTAGTTTATCTTCTCTTTGCTACCTTTGACGAACTCATATGTCAACACAAGCTTGTACTGCTCTCCTAGCTGGTACTTGTCAATACCATGATGGATAGGACCAAGTGATACTGCTTTTGGCTCATAGTGCGTCTTGAAATCCTTGTGATCTCGCAGCACGAATATAACCTTTCGTATCTTTGGTGCTGGGGATGGTGTCACCTTTTTTCTTGCCTCCATTACTGTGTTAATCTTTGCCTCCAGGTTAGTAGAAGTAGATTCGATAGAAATGCTGTGCGTCTGGGCATCCTCAGTGACGGCGCTGCTTGTTTCACAGGCACCGGCTTCTCTTCTGAAAAATCCCTCAATGGAAATAACGTGGTCCTTCCCGGCCATAGCAAGTTTGCTCCAAAGAAGgaaattgaattttgtaaatttactGTCCTGCGTCGTTTTTTTTGGGTGCACAAAGCACATGGTCCAGCCCACAAAGTAAAAGCCCACATATGGGCTTGTATTTTTATTCCATGGCCGACTAGCATTCTTAGTTCAAGTAGATATTGTATTTGTGTGCTACTAGGATCATGGTTTTCAAATCCggaccggaccgtacggtccgaccgGAAAAACCTCGAACCGCTCCTTTTTGCGGTTCTTTTAGCTTCAAGAACAGTtcaatggggaaaaaaaattgggaccTGTGTGAACCGTAGTTAGATCTCACGGTTTTGAGAACCATGATCAGACCACTTCTCACGGTTCCCTACTTCCCTTTGATttgaacctttaaaaaaaaaaaaaaaaaaaacacagaaaaatgGATCCTCATTGACCAAACCATACCGAGCTTTGGGCAGACTGAACGAGCCGATGCCAACGAACAGAACATGATGACCTTTCCGATGCCGGTGCGGTGACACAGTCGGAGCTGATTTTCAAAACCAACCcatatatagaaataaaattaagggaaaaaagagaaaaacattctTAATAAATTACTAGAAAGAAATCCTACTTATGCCCCCCAACACAGAaggtaatatttttttggtagattaCATCTTAGCGTCGCCGTTGATGCTTCTTCCGTATCTGCAGAAGAGAGAGTAGAGTTAAGCTTAGAAATTGacgaagagaaaagaaaagactgaaaactgaaaagtagaGAAGAATGAGGTAACAAGATAAGATTAAAAGAAGGCGTAAATGCTCATTTCGTCCTTatattttggggtcatttctattttggtccctacatttctattttatcacttttagtccctaatccAATTAACGCttgttattttagtcctttccgtcactCAACTAACAGGAAAAACTGACGTGGCAAACGGATTGCACTGTTGACACAATAAATGCTTACATGgcgaataaaataataattaaaaaattatttattatttaataaatgccaagtcaacataaaataataataaatgccaCCTCATCCATGtcagtttaaaattttaaattttaattgatcaattaaaaaaaaaacagaattaaaaataaaaaacacataaatttaGATCTAACATCCTCTTCATCAAGAACACAGAAGAACACAACCtagaaaaaatcatacaaacccagaaaatcaaacacaagaacacaagaaaatcaaaccacAAACAAACCCCACACATTCATTCACCGTTCACCAATGCCAACGCCTTGGTGCCCAGTAGCCGGAGACCATAAACTCCAGCCAAAGTCTGGCAGAACACCTCTCCAGCAGCTGAACTCTCCGGTCATGTCACCGACTCCTCTTCACACACCAAGCCAACAAAGCAAACTCAGATCAAGATCTGCATCGCCGACCAGTCAAACAAAGAGAACATCCTCCACCGTCCGACTCAGATCGAATCTTTAGACGCGTCGCTCGCAGAGGAGCTGAGCACGATCAGGAAGAAGATGGAGAGGCTGAGGTCGGACAGAGAGAGAACGAAGAAGATGCTGAGAGAGAGGGACTTGTTGTTGGAGATGAAGATGAAGGAGAtcgaagagagaggagagattCAGAAGAGCCTCGAAATCGAGCTCGATAGATTATACAGATTGAAGCAACTCCAATCTCAATCTGTGGTAACCACTCagtattcaaattttgatttctttgtttttgtttttgaattcgTTTAATTTTTGAGATATTTTGCTTTCAGAGAGTTTCAGAgagtttttggtttttcatgCCAAATTCAATTTGATTGCCCCTCAAAATAAATAGCATCTTCCCTAGTATTTCTtagtttgattttcttgtgttcttgtgtttgattttctaggttttaatgattttttctgAGTTGTGCGTGTTCTTGATGAAGAGGATGTTAGATCtaaattaatgtgttttttatttttaattctgtttttttttttttttttaaattgatcaattaaaatttaaaattttaaactaacaTGGATGAGGtggcatttattattattttatgctaACTtggcatttattaaataataaataatttttttattattttatttgccatGTAAGCATTTACTATGTCAACAGTGCAATCCATTTGCCACGTCAGCTTTTTCTGTTAGTTGAGTGAcggaaatgactaaaataacaagCGTTAATTggattagggactaaaagtgataaaatagaaatgtgggaaccaaaatagaaatgaccccaaaatatAAAGACGAAAAGAGCATTTACGCCTTAAAAGAAAGTGGAGGTAGGTGGGGCATTAAAAGAAAGTGGGGGTAGGTGGAGGTAATCAGATGACAATGCCATGTTTTGATTTCTAAGttattcaagattttttttttttttttttttttttttttttttttttagtttataaaaattagagtGCCACGTtgatctaaaaaatataaaaacaaaaaatcactacactttttttgataataagtccacagttaaccaaaaaaaaaaatatatatatatatatatatatattaagaatactcctcttttaagtttaattaatttatttatattttaaataattattaaattaattatgacgtcatcacggttcgacctcggttcgaccttaaaaaccttaaacctcttccttttacggttcaatgaacggtccgggtctgaaaaccttgacTAGGACGGGTTTGCGGCTGGGGTTATTTAAATAAGGTATATATGTGGCTTTCGTTATGTGTGCtgcataagaaaaagaaaggtcgGTGCTGTACAGTGAAAAAAAGAAGGGTGCCCGCAAATTGaagaataaaggaaaaaaattgttgtacTCGATAAAGataatttgtgtgtgtgagcaaagaaaaataagagattttttttttctttaaccatgagacatacacaaaaattattgtaattgatttgataatagtgaaattattcggaaTTTGTCCCAtatttttccttcaaagagAAAGGGTTTTTCACGTAtatatttgtgttcttgtgtgtaATTGCTATTTTGATGAATTGCtaatatttgtgataatattatttgggacccaacaatttttattatgtgGAAACTTAAGCATAAGATATTTGAGGCTtgtagttattttattttttactttgtatAATTCTATAGTTACAAATAGGGTTGTAAATAAGCAAAGTTGAGCAAAACCAAGTATTAAAAGTTCaagcttatttatttaattgttatttcGAACACAAGCTAGACCAGAGCtcatcacccaaaaaaaaaagtacaagttcAATTATGTTTGTGAGCttcttttctatatataaaaaaatcatgactaaaatattttacgtTTTCATATATTATG
The DNA window shown above is from Quercus lobata isolate SW786 chromosome 7, ValleyOak3.0 Primary Assembly, whole genome shotgun sequence and carries:
- the LOC115951184 gene encoding UPF0481 protein At3g47200-like, whose amino-acid sequence is MAGKDHVISIEGFFRREAGACETSSAVTEDAQTHSISIESTSTNLEAKINTVMEARKKVTPSPAPKIRKVIFVLRDHKDFKTHYEPKAVSLGPIHHGIDKYQLGEQYKLVLTYEFVKGSKEKINYLYKKIGKKINELRDCFEKEVTKSFDDEDLIWRLLVDGCAILQYIYYAAKNKFTELNIKPDSIAFTRQDLFLLENQLSYRLLKWLMSWSENEADLKESIDTYIDSHVTVPLPEDHSSSKKKKDHGDHVHAIHLLDLLRTRLVHKHQQKRPGKSTKHVSKDMSLQSYRNVQELRAVGIHVERSKKENSCLSDISFTALGCLGFLWLPPITVDDSTRPKFLNLIAYEMCLDFQNDFEITSYISFVDSLIDEANDVKMLRKAGILYNCLGSDEHVAKLFNEIGTGLVPNSEIYSNVRVQIQKHYKNQLMTWLAQVCHDHFSSPLAFLAFFGALLALALIVIQTWYAVKPTPGPCYNFCKNFTRN